The region GTATCCCTGGTGCGATGAGGCGTTTGAAAGAGCCAAAATTGAAAACAAACCTGTATTCCTTTCGATTGGCTATTCAACATGCCATTGGTGCCATGTAATGGAAAAAGAATCATTTGAAGATGACCAAGTTGCTAAGCTTATGAATGATTCTTTTATTTCAATTAAAGTTGATAGAGAAGAAAGACCGGACATTGACGGAATATATATGTCTGTTTGTCAAATGATTACCGGCAGCGGCGGCTGGCCCTTAACAGTTGTGATGACTCCGGATAAAAAACCATTTTTTGTCGGAACATATTTTCCAAAACATCAAAGATTTAATAGAATCGGTATGATGGAACTTATCCCCAAAATAAAAGACATCTGGACAACCAGAAAAGATGAAGTACTTAAATCTGCTGAAGAAATTTCTTTTTCAATTAACAATCAGGACACTATCCAAGGATCTGTGAGCATTAATGAAGCTATTCTTGATAAAGCGTATCAGGAACTTAGCGAAAATTTTGATGATGAATCTGGAGGATTTAATACTGCACCCAAATTTCCATCTCCACATAATTTGATGTTTCTTTTAAGATACTGGAAAAAGTCTGGTCATAGCAGGGCTCTTGAAATGGTTGAACTAACTCTAACACAAATGAGACTTGGCGGCATATACGATCATATTGGATTTGGCTTTGCACGATACTCAACCGATAGTAACTGGATAGTACCGCACTTTGAAAAAATGTTATACGATCAGGCAATGCTGGTAATGGCTTATACTGAAACTTTTCTTGCAACAAAAAATCAATTTTATAAAGCAACTGCTGAAGAAATCCTGGAATATGTTCTAAGAGATATGACCAATAAAGAGGGCGGATTTTTTTCAGCTGAAGATGCTGACAGCGAAGGCGAAGAAGGTAAATTTTATTTATGGAATACTGATGAAATCAGAAACATATTAAGTAAAGATGAATCAGATTTAGTGCTAAAAGTTTTTAACATTAAGGAAAATGGAAATTGGATTGATGAATCAAAGGGAATAACAAACACAACAAACATTTTCCATCTTAAAAAACCAATTAAGGAAATCTCAGATGAGATGAATCTTGATCTGGATGATTTCTCAGAAAGATGGGACGTAATTCGCAGAAAACTTTTTAATTACAGAGAAAAAAGAATTCATCCTCACAAAGACGATAAGATT is a window of Ignavibacterium sp. DNA encoding:
- a CDS encoding thioredoxin domain-containing protein; its protein translation is MKKPNRLVNEKNPYLLQHAYNPVDWYPWCDEAFERAKIENKPVFLSIGYSTCHWCHVMEKESFEDDQVAKLMNDSFISIKVDREERPDIDGIYMSVCQMITGSGGWPLTVVMTPDKKPFFVGTYFPKHQRFNRIGMMELIPKIKDIWTTRKDEVLKSAEEISFSINNQDTIQGSVSINEAILDKAYQELSENFDDESGGFNTAPKFPSPHNLMFLLRYWKKSGHSRALEMVELTLTQMRLGGIYDHIGFGFARYSTDSNWIVPHFEKMLYDQAMLVMAYTETFLATKNQFYKATAEEILEYVLRDMTNKEGGFFSAEDADSEGEEGKFYLWNTDEIRNILSKDESDLVLKVFNIKENGNWIDESKGITNTTNIFHLKKPIKEISDEMNLDLDDFSERWDVIRRKLFNYREKRIHPHKDDKILTDWNSLMISALSKAYQAFNNGVYLDTAEKSFAFIENYLIKKDGKLLHRYKDGESAVEAFIDDYVFLINALLDLFESTFNYRYLEKAIELQSIIDKEFWDDMGGYYFTSAQNEKLIARQKVVYDGAVPSGNSIALLNLIRLFKITADLTYQTKIDATIKFFSGQIYRIPSAFSMFLCGLDFLYSDSTEIIIVSKSKDDIDSKALALIRNTFSPNKIIILKLTQKEENFNIFLPYTEGMKLLDGKTTFYVCSNYSCKQPVNELSELEKLIT